ACGCTCGCCGATCCGTCTCAGCTCGAAGCCTTTTCATCAGCCCGCGTGCGCAAAGACCTGCAACCGCCTGGCCGATGGTCGCCGATTCCAGTTCCAGTTTCTTGGCGATTTCAGCCTGCGTAAGGGCAGGATCGCGAAGAAGTTGTCCGATGATCCTCCACTGTGTCTGATTGAGACCGATCCTGGCGACCCTCGCATCGTACACTCTGCGCGCGCCGCGACTGATCTCGTCCATAAGATAGAGAATGCGGTCATTATCGGTGATGACCTTCTGCCGACGCTGAGACCGTGACATGGTATCTGGTTTTTCATCCATAGCGCTGTGTAGTCGGATAGCCTCGGATGCCCAAATGCAAACTGCTAAATGCCTTTACTATTTGACTCACGGCTCATAGGGCGCGAGACGCGTTCACCTTTTACTGAGGCTGCCGAAAGAGTCAGATGACCGATAACTCCAACCAACCGGAGCAGGAGGGCACAACCCCAACGAAACCGCAATCGCGTCGTGGCTTGCGCATCGTGCTAATCATCGTTGGTCTTGCCGTGCTGCTTGGCGGGATCTGGTGGTACTACCGGCACGTAACCTACGGACAGTACATGCAGTCGACCGATAACGCCTATGTCGCTGCCGACAGCGTCGTTATCTCTTCCAAGGTAGCGGGATACGTCGAAGAGGTCTTCGTGGGGGAGAACGAGCAGGTTGCTCGCGGCGGAGCCCTCGTACAACTGGATTTGCGGGATTATCAGGCGCAAGCGCAACAGGCGCGCGCGCAGATCGCTGCGACCCTGGCCGGTGCCGACACAATCCGTTCTCAGGTAGCCGAACAGGATGCAGCCATTCGCCAGGCGCGGGCCCAACTCGCCGCCGCGCGCGCAGCACTGGACCTCGCGAACGACCAGGTGGCGCGATATCGGCCCCTTGCCGCGACAGGAGCCGAACCGCGGGAAAAGCTAGACCAGTATGAGGCGCAGGCGCGGCAGGCGCGGGCCGAACTCGCCGCTGCGCAGGCGGCGGTGGCTGCCGCGACCGCTCGCCGGGGGACCCTGTTCGAGCAGATCAGCCAGACCCAGGCGCAGGCGGACGCTGCCCGCGCTCAGCTGGAAACAGCCGACCTTACGGTTGAATCGACCTTGCTGCGCGCCAGCAAGGCCGGCCGCGTCGGCGATCTCTCGGTGAGGGTGGGCCAGTTCGTGCAACCGGGTCAACGTTTGATGACGGTGGTTCCGGTGAACGCGATCTACGTGACCGCGAACTTCAAAGAAACGCAGGTCGGCCTCATCCGGGCCGGCCAGAGCGTCAGGCTCGAAGTTGACGCCCTGCCAGGCCTTGAGATCGCGGGACGAGTGGTCAGCATATCGCCGGGAACGGGCGCGGAATTTTCCATCCTCCCCCCCGAAAATGCCACCGGCAACTTTACCAAGATCGTTCAACGGATACCCGTCCGCATCGCTATCGATGCTCCCCCTGAAGTGCGGCGTCTGCTCGTTCCCGGCATGTCGGTAGTGGCTACGGTCGACACCCGGAATGCTGCCGGCGAATTGGAAGAGATCTCGAGTCGGACTCAATGACCGAGATACTGGCAGCGCAGGACACTTCGATCGGGCCGGCCGGGAGCCGAAAGAACGCAGACGTGACTGCCTGGGTCGCTGTGGCCGCGGGCGCGCTCGGCGCCATGCTCGCGACGCTGGACATATCAATCGTCAATTCCGCACTCCCCGTCATTCAGGGCGAGATCGGTGCCACAGGCGCCGAAGGCACCTGGATTGCTACGTCATTTCTCGTTGCTGAAATCGTCGTCATTCCGCTGAGCGCTTGGCTGGAACGGCTGTTCGGTCTGCGAACCCTCCTCATCATCGCGGTCAGCGCGTTCACCGCATTTTCGGTGCTATGCGGTGTAGCCACCGACCTTACGACCATGATCATTGGCCGAACGGGCCAGGGCTTCATGGGCGGAGTCCTCATTCCGACCGCAATGACTATTGTGGCTAAACGATTGCCGCCGCACCAACAGCCAATCGGAATGGCCCTGTTCGGCATGACTGTGGTTCTTGGCCCCGTGATGGGGCCATTGATCGGCGGCTGGCTGACCGAGAACCTGAGCTGGCACTATGCCTTTTTCGTCAATGTGCCAGTCTGCGCAATCCTGCTGCTCTTGCTGTTTATCGGGCTGCCTCACGAGAAGCCCAAGTGGGAATATCTCACGGACGCCGATTGGGCGGGCATTGTCGGGCTTATCTTGGGGCTGGGCGGACTTACGGTCGTCCTTGAGGAGGGCCACCGCGAGGAATGGTTTGAATCCTCTCTCATTCGCTTGCTAACGATGGTGACCATTATCGGCTTTGCCTGTTTGATTTACGGACAAGTGAAAGCACGCAAGCCGGTCTTGAAACTTCGGCTCCTGTTCAATCGACAGTTCGCCAGCGTCGCGATCATGGCGCTCGCCCTGGGCATGGTGATGTATGGTTCGACCTACGTTATCCCCCAGTTCCTCGCGATCATCTCTGACTATAATGCTTTTCAGACGGGACTGGTCATCTTCTGGATGGGTGTCCCGGCCTTTCTCCTGATGCCGGTTCTGCCCCTGATGATCCGCAAGGTGGACATCCGCATTGCCGTCGGCACCGGAATGCTGCTGATGGCGATCAGCTGCTTTGTCAGCACGAGTCTGACCGCCGAATCCGGCGGCGCTGTCTTCACTGAAAGTCAGCTTATCCGCGGGGCCGGAATGATACTTGCGATGATGTTCCTGAATCAGGCAACGGTTGCGTCGGTGGCCAAGGAAGACGCGGGCGATGCCTCGGGCATTTTCAACGCGGCCCGCAATCTCGGTGGCTCTTTCGCTCTTTCGGCACTGGCATCGTTCCAGGACCAGCGGATCTGGCATCATAGCCGGCGGATGGAAGAGACCCTGAATGCGAACAGCGTTTCGCTACAGGACTATCTCGACGGGCTGGCGCGAAACTTCGGCGGCATGGAGGGGGCGATGGCCGTCCTGAGCCGCACCCTCCAACGCGAGGCGTTCATAATGACCTACAATGATGTGTTCCTGGTTATGGGGATTCTGACCCTCGCGACGGTTCCGCTGGTCCTCTTCCTGAGGCCGCTTCCAAAAAATGTCTCCCTTTCGATGCACTGAGCCCTACACGATGCGCCACTTGCTACCTCCGATTATCACTATCGCCTTGCTAGCTGGATGCACGGCAGGGCCCGATTATGCAGGCCCCCCGGAAGTTGTGTCAGCAGACACGGGCACTCGCTTTGTGCGCGCTGGCAGTGATGTGAGCGCATCTGATCCGGTTGTCGCTCAATGGTGGCTGCTGCTCGGCGATCCCGAGTTGGCGCGGCTGGTGGAGGCTGCGCTGTCCGGCAACCCTTCGCTCGCCGCAGCGCAGGCGCGCATTGCCCAGGCACGGGCATCCATCAGGCAAGACCGTGCGGGTCGAATGCCATCGCTTGGGGCACAGGCCACCACCGTGCAGGGCCGGCTTCCTGGTCTCGACATTCAAGGCGGGGCGCCCCCCCCGTCAGAGCAAACCAATTCCGACGCAGAAACCGATGACTCGCTCAGCTTTTTCAATGTGGGCCTTAACGCCAACTGGGAGCTGGAGTTCGCCGGTGGCTCGCGCAGGCGCATTGAAGCCAGCAATGCCCAAGCTGCTGCAACGGTGGCCAATGCAGAGGACGCAAAGGTCCAGTTGACTGCCCAAGTGGCCAGCACCTACGTCAATTTGCGGGAGGCCCAATTCCGCGCAGAACAATTTGAGGCGCAGATTTCGTTGCAGGAAGAGATCCTGGCGCTGACATACCAACGCTATCAGCGCGGTGCATTGCCGCTTTTCCCGGTAGGCACCGCGAATGCCGAACTGCAGATGCTCAAGTCACAACTTGCCGAAGCTGAAGCGGATATCGCAGTCCTGTCTGATGCACTCGCTATACTGACCGGACAGGTGCCGGGATCAGTTGATGCAGCGCTCACGACTGCGCATTCCATTCCCATGCCGCCAGAGCAGGTCGCGATCGGCGATCCGGCAAGCCTGGTGGCGCGTCGGCCTGACATAAGGGCGGCCGAACGGTCTCTTGCCGCGTCGACGGCGCGGATCGGGGTGGCCGAGGCGGCGCGGTTCCCGAAATTGTCCTTCACAGGGATCCTGGGCCTCGGCGGATCCTCGTTGGACGACGTTGTCGATGTCGGCGATTTCTCCGCACTCGCGATTCCGCGCCTCCAGTGGAATTTTCTGGATTTCGGCAGGGTAGACGCTGCGATCGACCAAGCCGGGGCAGCGCGCAACGAAGCAGTCGCCAATTACCAGCAGACGGTGCTTCTGGCACTGCAAGACGCCGAACGTGCCTTGGCTCGCTTCGGCCAGCAGCGTGTTGCGCTCGCTGCCAGTATGCAAATCAAGAAGCAGGCTGACGTCGCGGCAGACCTGAACCGCCAACGTTTTGCCGCAGGAGCGATCTCGAAGGCTGACCTCAACCGGGCCCTGCGAGAACAGCAGCAGGCCTCAGGAGACCTCGTCCGGGCAAGAGGCGCCCTTACGCTGTCGTGGATTGCGCTGCAGAAGTCGCTGGGCCTTGGGTGGCAAGAGCCTGTTCGAGATCAATAGTCCCGCGGCGCTGATCAATTGATCCGGTTGACGAGAAGTAAGCGCCCCTGCCGCTGGCGACCAACTTGCCGTCGGGCTCGAGAACCCGGGTTTCCGCCACCGAAATCTGTCGCCCGATCTTCACGATCTGTCCGTGAGCAGTGAGAGGTCCTGAGGTTGCAGGACGGTGGTAATCGACATGCAGATCGGCCGTCGCTCTCGCCGCGACGCCCCCGGCAAGCAGAGTATAAAGCCCGGTGAGGTCGACCAGTGAAGCCAGGACCCCTCCATGCGCCGACCCAATCATAGGGTTCGACACGATCTCTTCGCGCCATGGCATGGTGATCGAGATTGACTGGTCGGAGCATGTTGCAATCTCCAGCCCAAGCCATCGGTGAAACGGCGCGATATTCAGCATTTCCTGCAAGCGCTCTCGATCGATCATAGCTCCCTCGTCCCCTGTGGCTGAGCCGTATCGGATGAGTGATAGCGCCCTAGGAAATCGACGATAGCGGCGGAAAAGGCATCGTTCGCATCGCCCACGACCATGTGCGTGGCATCGGCAATATCGGTGTATTCTGCATGGGGGGCGAGTTGTCGCAGATGCAAAACGGCCTCTTCGGAAACAAGATCGCTAGAGCCGCCTCGGATGAGGTGAAGCGGAAGCGTGAGATTCGCCGCAGCTTGGCTCAGCATTGCCGATTGACGTTCTTGGCTGTCTGGGTCGCCTTGTCTGGCTGACATTATATTACGGATAAACACCGGGTCCCAGTGCCAATAGAAGCGCCCATCCGACTTCTGCCGCAGATAGTTTTTCAGACCATCGCTCGCGCCCCGCTTGGGACGATGCGGTATGTAGCGAGCGATCACGTCGGCCGCCTCCTCTGGTGAGGCGAAGCCGCTATCGACATGCTCTTCCATGAAACCAACCACGCGCATCACACCGCTGGGCTCCATGCGCGGGGCAATGTCGACCAATGTGAGTGAAGCAAAGCTACCTGGAGCAAGCTCCCCTGCGGCAATCAGTCCAGCGAGCCCGCCCAGTGAAGCGCCAACCAGCGCTGGCTTCTGGTCCAGGCGCGACGCTGCAGCGACCAGATCCGCCGCGAAGTCGCGCATTTCATAAGCTCCGCATGGCGACCAATCGCTGTCTCCGTGACCGCGCATGTCGAAGGCGATTGCGCGAAAGCCGGCTTGAGCCAGCTCGCTGACCACCCTTCTCCACGCGCGCCGTGTCTGCCCGCCGCCGTGCGCAAGAAGGACGGGTTTAGCGTAGGCATCCCCCTCAGCCTCGGCTGTAAGAGAAATCGCGCCTGCGCCCTCAATCGTAAAGGTTTCTCTCGCCATCTCCGGATGGTAGGAAAGGCGCGCTAAATAGTAAACCAATTTAGTTTGTGGCTCTCGGCTCCGTGTTGGCTGTCCTGCAGGGGCGTTTCAACGACGGCAAAAGTCTATGCCAAGAGGGGTTTCTCCAGACCATTCTCTAATGCACCGGCTTGCGATTCGGTCAGTAGTCGCTGTCCGCTTAATCCGCTCAAAGATATAAAAGCTGCCTTTCCGCTTCCGGCCCAAGTCCTGCCGTTACAAGGCTCGGCCAAACCAGATGACCCGACCGACGACGTGCACCTCAGATCGGTCCATGTCGTGCCAAGTTGGATAAGCTGGGTTGTCGCTGGCGATTGTGATTTGTCGGCCACCAGGCTTGATAGCAATACGCTTAACGACCAGAGCATCATCAGCGCGCAAAACGTAGATTCCATCGCGCAATCGTGAGCCATGGTCTGACGCGTCGACCAGGACCTCGTCACCATCGCTGAGCGTGGGCTCCATCGAGTCACCCTTTACGCCGACGATCGACAGGCTGGCGCTCTTGGCCGACGTCAGGTGCCGCAGCCACCGCTCATCGAACCCGAACCGGGTGTGTGCAGTCTCACTGGCAGCTACCGCGCCGAATCCAGCAGATGCTTCCACATCGAGAACGGGGATCTCGACCATACCATCATTGACTGGATTGGCGGGACCGCCGAGCACTTGCTCATCGACGCCGAAGAAGCAGGCAAGTGTCTTTCGGTCTTCGTCATCGAGCTTTCGCGGTGAACCGCGCTTGATGAATTGCTGCACATAGGCAGGGTTGCGGCCAAGCAGCCGCGATATCGAGGCGTAGCCATATCCGCCCTTGAGGATCAGCCGGTCGAGCTCTTCCCTGACATGTTCCATCTGTCTGTCCTTCGAATCTCAATTGTAGGAATTTTCCTAGACTCGCGGATGTGATCCTACTAAGAACATAACAAGAACACAAGGGATTTGCGAGTCGGAGCGAAAGGGTTATGACCTTGCTGGAACGGATCGAAAAGCATCTGAAAGATCACCATATTTCGGCAACGCGCTTCGGCCGGCGCGCAGTTGGCGATCCTCGATTCGTACTCGATCTCAGGCAAGGGCGAAGGCCGCGTCGACGAACGCTTGAACGGCTGGAAGCCTATCTGCAGTCAGTCGACGCTAGAGATCCTCAAGGTTCTATCAGGAATAGGTCCTGCGCTCGACAAGTTGCTCATAGCGACGGGCAACATTCTGCCAAAGTCTTGCCCCGTCCTGCTCGCCGGCCTGGTATAGCTGATCGATCTTCGACGCAATGAATTCACCTCCGGCGTCGCCATGGTGCTTATCCACCCACAGCGCCATGCCCCAAAGCTCCTGATCACGGGTGAGCATCAGAAGAGTGACCCGATGCCTGCGATGAGCATAAGGACAATCGGAATACCCAGCAGCCATGCTTCGAGCTTCAATTTCCATTCCCGCTCGTTGCCCGGCAAGGGATCGTCACTGTCCGGCCAGATGCGCATCAGCACCATGGCTCCCTGCGTCCGGACCAGGTTCGTGCTAGTCCTTCCGCGACCAATTGGTCGCCGATCGAGCGGCCATCGCGCATCAGGACACGGAGCTTACGACCGTACTGGTCTTCGTCTCGATTACCGATTGGAACGGCGGAGAACTCTCCCTGATTGAGCAGAACCACCAACCTGTCGCGTGCCCTTATGCCGAGATCGTATTCGATATCGCATCTTGGCTGCGAAATTTCAGGCGTGTCGATATCCGCGATCCTGATCTTCACGCCTTCGAGCCAGATCGTGTCGCCATCGACAACGCAGGTGCGCCTGACCATGCCGCAAACGGCAAAGCTGTGCTTGGTTCGTGCCTCAGCGATCGCCGAACCAAAAGGCCAGTAGATGCCAAGAATGCCGCCCAGAATGCCAACGAGTAAGCCTCCGGCAACAAGCAGCGCAAGGCCGCGCCGTTTGCCTTGCTTCTGTCGGAGAACTCCTGCGTGAAAATCGAAGACATTATTCTGAGGTGATCTTCCTGCCATGCCAACTCCTTTCATTTTCGGGCCTGCAAGCCAAGATACCGTGCTCGCTTTTCCGATGATTTTCGGCTATTTTCTCAGCAACAAGATGGGGCTGAGAAGAGGAGAGGGCGGCTCCCTTCTTGTGAAGGAGAATGAGCGATGAACGATCCAGACGACACACCCCCGGGCGGCAAGGAGGGCTGGGAGGGCTTCCGCGAAGTAGATCGGGCCATCGCCGAGAACCGTCTCACTTCCTACACCTGGAAAAAGACCTGGGCTGACCCGTGGGGCAAGCTTGGATTGATCCTGTTCGGGGTCCTGTTCCTCGCCTTTTTGATCTATGTGATCATCTACGACGGGCTGATCTGAGCTACCATTCCTTCACATCGTCGGCCGCCTCAGCCGAGGCTCCCTTGGCATCGCGAGTCTTGCCATCGAGGTATCCTTTGACGGTCCCGATCCGCCGGTCCCCTTGTTGTTGGACCCGACCTACATTCCGGGCGATGTCTTCACGCTCGCTTGAGGGGGCGCCAAGGCTCCCTGGTACCCCGCCAAGCCGTACCGATCCCCGCACGCCATCTGCGCTGCTCACAGCGGGTCGAGCGACGGACGCAAAGGGCGGCAGAGCCAGGTCATCTGAGATCTCGGCATTGAGCTGGTTCGCATAGCTTTCGACGAACCGCGCCTGGAGTTTCTGGCCCCGCGCACTCATCTGGAAATCGATGTCGTCGAAGCGCACCGGCCCATAGTAGTCGCGGTTACCATCGATCTCCGCCATGCCCCATTCGCGATAGGCCTGGCTGAGGTTGAGCGTGCCTGCGGCATTGGCACTTTCGTACCAGCTTGCCTGGTTCTCGAGGCGGCTGGCGATCTCCTCGGCTCGGCGCGCTTCGCGGGTGTAGCTCTGCGCTTCGGTGATCGACGTGGTGATCCCGGCCGAGCTGCTTGACACCAGCGCCTCCGAACTCGAACTCGTTTCACGCAGGAAGCCTTCGCGCGTGCTCGACCAGCTGCGACTGTCCGAGATCTGGCTCAGCGCGCCCATGATGCGCGAGCGATCCTCGGAGGCGATCCCGATATCACTGTCAGTCCAGGTCTGGTTCCGACCACCCTTTAACCCGAGGGTGCCCTTGATCGAGCCTCGTTCTCCTTTGACCCCGAGACCGGCATCCCCGTTCAGGAACCAGGACACAGTAATGTCGTCGGCCGCGCGGCGCGACAGCCCGAACTGCTGCTGGAGTGTTTTCGAGGCGTTGTCGACTTCGCTGAAGGCGCTGCCGATGCTGTCGCTCGTTGACGTGCCACTGACGCTCTCGTTCGAGCGCGAGCGGGTGTAGGCATCGCGCAACTCGCTGAAGCGGGTGACAGCCGAGCTCGTCGATTGCTGGGCAAGGTTCGAGAATGTCTCGCTCTGGCCGCGGCTCTGGCTCGCCATGGTCGCAAGCCGGCTCGAGAAGTCCTGCCCTAGCGTTGGTGTGAACGGATAGCTCGAGGTCGGCACAGTCGCGAACTCGGCCTGCGGGAAGCCGGTGGTTTGGGTGCCGTTTTCGCCCGTCGTTCGCGTCTGCGCGGCGCCGTAGCCAATGTTGGGAGCAAGGCTGGCTTGCGCAAACTGGCGCGAAAACACGTTCGAGTTCTCAAGGCTGGAATTGCCGAGCGAAATATTGCCGGTGCTCGCTTCGCGCGCCGCCTCTTCTGCCGCGTTCTGGCTCGGATTGAGGTAGCTGGTTGCCTGGCCCGATATTGCGAGCGCGCCCCTGGCGACGCCGCCTGCAAGGAACGGTATCGATGCGACGAGGTAGCCGGCCAGGATCCCGATATCGTTGTTGACGTCGGTCATGCCGGAGAAGGTCGCGAGGCTGAGACCGGTTGCGCCGCCCGCTGCCGCCACATCGCTCGCGCCCTTGAGCATCAGGATCATGTGCAGGATGACGAACAGCGGCCCCCAGGCTGCCAGATAGAAGAAGCCCGTGACGTATCCTCTGAGTGCGATCGGTCCGGTCTTGGGCATCAGGAACAGCGGGAAGAGCACCGGAAAGAGCGCGTAGAATACGACCGTCAGGACGACATTGAGGATCGGGACCCACTTCATCGCGTTATGCGCGATCGAGGAATAGGTCCGTTCGGTCTGGATATCGGCGCGGGTCTGCGCGAACACATCGACGCTCGATGCGCCGCTTGCTCCGGCGAAGCCATGCATCGCCTGGTTCATGGCGTTGATGGTCAGAACCTGGCGGAAGATGCTGCTTGCATCCTTCGAGACGCCGGTGAGGTATTGATAGGCAATCGGCAGGTCGGCAATGAGCTTGGCCGTCGCGAGCGCCTCGGTCTGCCGGGGGTAGAGCTGGCGCCCGGCGACCCGTGTCATCTCATCAATAAGCCCGGCCCACTGGTTGGAGAGCGCAGTGTATGCTTCGCGGCAGGTGATGATCGTGGCCGTGACGCTATCATCCGCCTGCCGGGTTACGAAGCGCTGTGCACGCGCGGCACTGCCGGGCGCAATCGTCGCCCAGATATCGTTGCTTTCGGACAGTTCCTTCATCGAGTAGCGGCCGAGGAGCAGGTCGTAGAACACGCATTGCCGCACATGCTCGTCGAAATTGGCGGCAAACTCGGGATCGGCAATGCGCAGGGACCGTGTCGCTTCGAGCAGGCGCGCGCCATAAATCATGCCGTTCTTCGAGTAGTTGAGATCGTCGGGGAGGCCGAAGACGAGCTCGGCGGAGCGGGTAAGGTAGTCGCCTGCCTGACTGGTGAAGCTTGCCATGAGCGCGAGCCCGAGCGGGACATTGGCGACTGTCGCCGGAGCGAGGCTCGGATTGACACGGTCGGTGACCTGCACATCCATGCGCGGCACCATCAGGCACATGTAGATGAGTGTCGCGCCGAGGAACCAGTTGAGCCAGGCGCGCCAGTCCTGGTTGAACGCGACGACAATGACCGCAAGCGCCATGCCCATGACCAGCGCCACCTGGATCAGGCTCTTGTAGCCACCGGCCCCGGTCCACGCGGCGACGGCGTTCAAGACATTGACGATGTATTCGCCGCCGCCGGTTGTGAAGATCTCGACCATGGTGCCCGCCTCAGGGGATAATCGAGCGCGACTGGAGCCCGCGCGACCAGTCGAGCGCTGCCGACATCGAGGGCGACATCGAGGCGGCAAGGGCGTTCTCGATCATCGCCGTTTTCTCGATGATCTGCATGATAGCGGAGACCTTGGCCTGTCCGGTGGCCTGTCGCTGGACGAGCCCCGAACGCACCTCAGCAACCTGGCCGCGCCAGATCGCGAGCTTGGCTTCGTCGGCGGCGATGAAGCTCGCCATCGAGCGCCCGGCTTCCGACACGATCCGGTCGAGGATGGCATAGAGCAGGTCGATGCTGGCGATCTCGGCGAGCGTGTCGCGGTCGTCAGTCGGCATTCCGCGCCCATAGGCGGCCTGGACGGTAAGGATCTTGTACAAGGGGACCGAGGCGACCTGCAGCAATTCCTTTTCGGCATTGCCGATCGCGGTGTCGGCCCGGATCGCATCGACCATGTTCCCGATCAGGAGCGTGACCCGCGGGCGGATGGCCTTTGCATTCGATAGGCTCATCTGCTCGAAGGTGGGATTGAGGCAAAGATCGGTCTCGTCGCAGCGGAAAACGCGAACAGTCTGGCCCTGCGTCCCGTCGAGCAGTGCGCTCACCAGGGTGGATGAAGCATCGCCTGCGAAAGGCACGAACTTGCCTGCCTCGTCGTCCTTGGGCGGCACATAGATCACCGTGCCGATCAGCGTCATGGCGTATTCGGCAAGCTCGCGGTCGAAAGTGCCGCCGGGATTGAAGAAGGCGCTCTTTTTCAGGACGTGCCAGGTGTAGTTGCGCGCGACGCCGGGATTGACGTCAGCATAGTCGGTGCCGGCGCTGTCGTTGGTTGAAGCGCGTTGTCCGCGTGTGCCGCAGCCATGCTTGGCTGCGGCGTAATCCGTGAAGATCCCTTCCGAATTGCCGATCGCCTCGCAGATTGCCTTGTCGGCCAGATCGCCCTTGGGCCAGATGCCGCCGACCAGCCCCTGCGCCATTTCGCAGGAGTTGATCGAGAGATTGTTCATGAGTTGAGCCTTCTGCGAAAACTCCTGCATGATCTTGTTGCACTCGGGACAGACGGTGTCGATCGCGAGGCTGAAAGCAAAGCCGACCGCGTTGTTGGCGACGGCTTTCAGGAGCGCGACCATCTCGCTCGCATTGATGAAGGAAAAAGACCCGGCAAAGATATCGATGCCTCCGCAGCCCGCCCTTACGCGCGGCAGCTGGAGATTGGCGATGTTGGTCGTCTTCTGAGGGAAGCGTGTCCAGACATTGCCGAGGCTGTAATATCCCGCCGACTGGCCTTCGAAGGCGGTTGGGCCCGTGACATTCGCCGCCGCCCCCATGTCATCCATGAAGCGGTCCATGCTGTCGCCAACATTCGCGGCGACCGGTGAGGCAACCATGCTGGCGGCGGCGAGGGTCAATGCCGCATTGCGGATGCTAGTAATCATGTCCGGCTTCCTTGGAGGTGAGAAGGTAGATGCGGTCCTGCAGCTCGTCGGCCGAGAGCACGCCGTAGCCGATCGGAATCGGGCGTTTGGTCACGCTGTCCCACAGCACCAGGGCGGGGGTGGCTTTGCCTTCGAGACCAAGCTTGCCGCGCTGGTTCGTCTCGACCCGATAGTCGGGAAAGTGTCTCGAGGGTCCGCCATCGGTCGAGATCGCGCGTACGGTAATCCGCCATCGGTCGGCGACGCCTTTGACGATCGGGCCCATCACTTCGCACGGGCCGCAGGTCGAACTGAAGAAATAGAACAGGCCGTAGCGCTGCGAGAGCGTTGCCATGACGTGATCGCGCTCCGCGCTGCGGGCATCCTGCCACTGCTTCTTGGCGACCGCTCCG
This is a stretch of genomic DNA from Erythrobacteraceae bacterium WH01K. It encodes these proteins:
- a CDS encoding HlyD family secretion protein → MTDNSNQPEQEGTTPTKPQSRRGLRIVLIIVGLAVLLGGIWWYYRHVTYGQYMQSTDNAYVAADSVVISSKVAGYVEEVFVGENEQVARGGALVQLDLRDYQAQAQQARAQIAATLAGADTIRSQVAEQDAAIRQARAQLAAARAALDLANDQVARYRPLAATGAEPREKLDQYEAQARQARAELAAAQAAVAAATARRGTLFEQISQTQAQADAARAQLETADLTVESTLLRASKAGRVGDLSVRVGQFVQPGQRLMTVVPVNAIYVTANFKETQVGLIRAGQSVRLEVDALPGLEIAGRVVSISPGTGAEFSILPPENATGNFTKIVQRIPVRIAIDAPPEVRRLLVPGMSVVATVDTRNAAGELEEISSRTQ
- a CDS encoding hotdog fold thioesterase, with the translated sequence MIDRERLQEMLNIAPFHRWLGLEIATCSDQSISITMPWREEIVSNPMIGSAHGGVLASLVDLTGLYTLLAGGVAARATADLHVDYHRPATSGPLTAHGQIVKIGRQISVAETRVLEPDGKLVASGRGAYFSSTGSIDQRRGTIDLEQALATQGPATSAAQSTTA
- a CDS encoding MarR family transcriptional regulator — translated: MDEKPDTMSRSQRRQKVITDNDRILYLMDEISRGARRVYDARVARIGLNQTQWRIIGQLLRDPALTQAEIAKKLELESATIGQAVAGLCARGLMKRLRAETDRRAWQLILTEQLDDLLPELRGSADRLHDLLWRDIAADEKRTLQQILERVSENLDQHRAEAE
- a CDS encoding alpha/beta hydrolase, with product MARETFTIEGAGAISLTAEAEGDAYAKPVLLAHGGGQTRRAWRRVVSELAQAGFRAIAFDMRGHGDSDWSPCGAYEMRDFAADLVAAASRLDQKPALVGASLGGLAGLIAAGELAPGSFASLTLVDIAPRMEPSGVMRVVGFMEEHVDSGFASPEEAADVIARYIPHRPKRGASDGLKNYLRQKSDGRFYWHWDPVFIRNIMSARQGDPDSQERQSAMLSQAAANLTLPLHLIRGGSSDLVSEEAVLHLRQLAPHAEYTDIADATHMVVGDANDAFSAAIVDFLGRYHSSDTAQPQGTREL
- a CDS encoding S24 family peptidase is translated as MEHVREELDRLILKGGYGYASISRLLGRNPAYVQQFIKRGSPRKLDDEDRKTLACFFGVDEQVLGGPANPVNDGMVEIPVLDVEASAGFGAVAASETAHTRFGFDERWLRHLTSAKSASLSIVGVKGDSMEPTLSDGDEVLVDASDHGSRLRDGIYVLRADDALVVKRIAIKPGGRQITIASDNPAYPTWHDMDRSEVHVVGRVIWFGRAL
- a CDS encoding MDR family MFS transporter; the encoded protein is MTEILAAQDTSIGPAGSRKNADVTAWVAVAAGALGAMLATLDISIVNSALPVIQGEIGATGAEGTWIATSFLVAEIVVIPLSAWLERLFGLRTLLIIAVSAFTAFSVLCGVATDLTTMIIGRTGQGFMGGVLIPTAMTIVAKRLPPHQQPIGMALFGMTVVLGPVMGPLIGGWLTENLSWHYAFFVNVPVCAILLLLLFIGLPHEKPKWEYLTDADWAGIVGLILGLGGLTVVLEEGHREEWFESSLIRLLTMVTIIGFACLIYGQVKARKPVLKLRLLFNRQFASVAIMALALGMVMYGSTYVIPQFLAIISDYNAFQTGLVIFWMGVPAFLLMPVLPLMIRKVDIRIAVGTGMLLMAISCFVSTSLTAESGGAVFTESQLIRGAGMILAMMFLNQATVASVAKEDAGDASGIFNAARNLGGSFALSALASFQDQRIWHHSRRMEETLNANSVSLQDYLDGLARNFGGMEGAMAVLSRTLQREAFIMTYNDVFLVMGILTLATVPLVLFLRPLPKNVSLSMH
- a CDS encoding thermonuclease family protein yields the protein MKGVGMAGRSPQNNVFDFHAGVLRQKQGKRRGLALLVAGGLLVGILGGILGIYWPFGSAIAEARTKHSFAVCGMVRRTCVVDGDTIWLEGVKIRIADIDTPEISQPRCDIEYDLGIRARDRLVVLLNQGEFSAVPIGNRDEDQYGRKLRVLMRDGRSIGDQLVAEGLARTWSGRREPWC
- a CDS encoding efflux transporter outer membrane subunit is translated as MRHLLPPIITIALLAGCTAGPDYAGPPEVVSADTGTRFVRAGSDVSASDPVVAQWWLLLGDPELARLVEAALSGNPSLAAAQARIAQARASIRQDRAGRMPSLGAQATTVQGRLPGLDIQGGAPPPSEQTNSDAETDDSLSFFNVGLNANWELEFAGGSRRRIEASNAQAAATVANAEDAKVQLTAQVASTYVNLREAQFRAEQFEAQISLQEEILALTYQRYQRGALPLFPVGTANAELQMLKSQLAEAEADIAVLSDALAILTGQVPGSVDAALTTAHSIPMPPEQVAIGDPASLVARRPDIRAAERSLAASTARIGVAEAARFPKLSFTGILGLGGSSLDDVVDVGDFSALAIPRLQWNFLDFGRVDAAIDQAGAARNEAVANYQQTVLLALQDAERALARFGQQRVALAASMQIKKQADVAADLNRQRFAAGAISKADLNRALREQQQASGDLVRARGALTLSWIALQKSLGLGWQEPVRDQ